Genomic window (Achromobacter sp. B7):
TCTCCTTTTTCCCTCTCAAGGATTCCCCATGATCGATCTGCGTAGCGACACTGTCACCCGGCCGACGCCCGCCATGTTGCAGGCCATGGTTTCCGCCCCGTTGGGCGATGACGTGATGGGCGACGACCCCACCGTGATCCAGTTGCAGGCTGCCGTGGCCGAGCGCGCCGGCAAGGCGGCCGGCCTGTTCTTTCCGTCGGGTACGCAAAGCAACCTGGCCGCGCTGATGGCGCATTGCGATCGTGGCGACGAATACCTGGTGGGCCAGCTGGCGCACACCTACAAGTACGAAGGCGGCGGCGCGGCCGTGTTGGGCAGCATCCAGCCGCAGCCCATCGAGCACGCCGAAGATGGTTCCTTGCCGTTGGAAAAGCTGGCGGCCGCCGTCAAGCCCCAGGACGATCCGCACTTTGCGCGCACGCGTTTGCTGGCGCTGGAAAACACGTTTCACGGCAAGCTGATTCCCGCCGGCTACATCCAGGCCGCCACCGACTGGGCGCGCAAAGAAGGCTTGGCCACGCACCTGGACGGGGCGCGTGTGTTCAACGCAGCGGTGGCCA
Coding sequences:
- the ltaE gene encoding low-specificity L-threonine aldolase, translated to MIDLRSDTVTRPTPAMLQAMVSAPLGDDVMGDDPTVIQLQAAVAERAGKAAGLFFPSGTQSNLAALMAHCDRGDEYLVGQLAHTYKYEGGGAAVLGSIQPQPIEHAEDGSLPLEKLAAAVKPQDDPHFARTRLLALENTFHGKLIPAGYIQAATDWARKEGLATHLDGARVFNAAVASGKPLADMCQPFDSVSICFSKGLGAPVGSVLVGSAELIGRAHRWRKMLGGGLRQSGVLAAACLYALDHHVTRLAEDHENARALAEGLRGIAGVKVLSQDTNMLFVEFQPSRCDALTEALGKQGILMRAVYGGPTRLVTHLDVSADDVQRVVQAVARHLA